From the genome of Lutzomyia longipalpis isolate SR_M1_2022 chromosome 2, ASM2433408v1, one region includes:
- the LOC129790415 gene encoding MAPK regulated corepressor interacting protein 2-like isoform X1, with translation MDRNMRQVAFVGHTRGGSNVNNIFRPRDHHRDNAFAPSGRLEPPIRETHHDELIKYIQEAWTKVSEQGVLYKSVPESRLANFTPFDLESWWGRRMVQNVQKTCPHQ, from the exons ATGGATCGCAACATGAGGCAAGTGGCTTTCGTGGGGCACACTCGTGGGGGCTCTAATGTCAACAACATTTTTAGGCCACGAGACCATCACAGAGACAATGCATTTGCACCTTCCGGACGGCTGGAGCCCCCAATACGGGAGACCCATCACGATGAACTTATTAAATACATTCAAGAGGCTTGGACAAAG GTCAGCGAGCAAGGAGTTCTCTACAAAAGCGTACCTGAATCTCGTCTTGCAAACTTCACACCATTTGATCTCGAAAGCTGGTGGGGCAGGAGGATGGTGCAGAATGTCCAGAAGACATGCCCCCATCAATAG
- the LOC129790415 gene encoding MAPK regulated corepressor interacting protein 2-like isoform X2, which yields MDRNMRPRDHHRDNAFAPSGRLEPPIRETHHDELIKYIQEAWTKVSEQGVLYKSVPESRLANFTPFDLESWWGRRMVQNVQKTCPHQ from the exons ATGGATCGCAACATGAG GCCACGAGACCATCACAGAGACAATGCATTTGCACCTTCCGGACGGCTGGAGCCCCCAATACGGGAGACCCATCACGATGAACTTATTAAATACATTCAAGAGGCTTGGACAAAG GTCAGCGAGCAAGGAGTTCTCTACAAAAGCGTACCTGAATCTCGTCTTGCAAACTTCACACCATTTGATCTCGAAAGCTGGTGGGGCAGGAGGATGGTGCAGAATGTCCAGAAGACATGCCCCCATCAATAG
- the LOC129790370 gene encoding uncharacterized protein C18orf19 homolog A, translating into MASRLLVRICSRNLWSRVAGPTPAYRNLCPLATGSLFTAQSDWWSECATRNFSQSLPLRIRLTAGSPRSAEKPQKSQDEDVLEEKPKKEGLVARFRKMYKEYWYVLVPVHIVTSAGWLGGFYYLSKSGVDIATILETWHFNQTIIAHLRDSHLGHLAIAYFLYKIFTPVRYMVTLGGTTVSIKYLSQLGYIKPVPNKDQLMKMYQDKKAARLQAKEDRLQAQEEEKLQAEKDKFQSRKE; encoded by the exons ATGGCCAGTAGATTGTTGGTGCGGATTTGTTCCCGGAATCTCTGGTCCCGGGTAGCAGGCCCTACGCCGGCATACAGAAACCTCTGCCCACTGGCCACGGGAAGCCTTTTCACAGCGCAAAGTGATTGGTGGAGTGAATGTGCCACGCGAAATTTCTCTCAGAGCCTTCCACTGAGGATCAGGTTAACAGCAGGAAGTCCCAGAAGTGCCGAAAAGCCACAAAAGAGCCAAGATGAGGATGTGTTGGAGGAGAAACCCAAAAAGGAGGGCCTCGTGGCGAGATTcagaaaaatgtacaaagaATATTGGTATGTTCTCGTGCCCGTGCACATTGTCACGTCCGCCGGCTGGCTTGGCGGCTTCTACTACCTATCCAAAAG TGGCGTTGACATTGCCACAATCCTCGAAACGTGGCACTTCAATCAGACCATCATTGCCCATCTGAGGGATTCCCATCTCGGTCATCTGGCCATTGCGTACTTCCTGTACAAAATCTTCACACCAGTGCGCTATATGGTTACCCTGGGTGGCACAACGGTGAGTATTAAGTACCTCTCCCAGTTGGGCTATATCAAACCCGTGCCCAATAAGGATCAACTCATGAAGATGTATCAGGACAAGAAGGCAGCTAGGCTGCAGGCCAAGGAGGACAGGCTACAGgcccaagaagaagaaaagctccAAGCTGAAAAGGACAAGTTCCAATCCCGCAAAGAATAG